From a single Ascaphus truei isolate aAscTru1 chromosome 2, aAscTru1.hap1, whole genome shotgun sequence genomic region:
- the LOC142488828 gene encoding uncharacterized protein LOC142488828, whose amino-acid sequence MLNGISVDIPGNSTMLVKIDLLLETMRMEKVDQRMEKVDQRMEKVDQRMEKVDQRMEKVDQRMEKVDQRMEKVDQRMEKVDQRMENVDQRMENVDQRMRMWINGWRMWINGWRMWINGWRMWINGWRMWINGWRRWINGWRRWINGWRRWINGWRRWTDIAWIHNLHRVHAPVSPTPEQEGSMDVMNRTFNHLPTPSAPPPPEEFVYMYADDEEDNMTTPSRPRQETTR is encoded by the coding sequence atgctgaatgggataagtgtggatattccagggaactctactatgctggtaaagatagatcttcttttagagaccatgcggATGGAGAaggtggatcaacggatggagaaggtggatcaacggatggagaaggtggatcaacggatggagaaggtggatcaacggatggagaaggtggatcaacggatggagaaggtggatcaacggatggagaaggtggatcaacggatggagaaggtggatcaacggatggagaatgtggatcaacggatggagaatgtggatcaacggatgagaatgtggatcaacggatggagaatgtggatcaacggatggagaatgtggatcaacggatggagaatgtggatcaacggatggagaatgtggatcaacggatggagacggtggatcaacggatggagaaggtggatcaacggatggagaaggtggatcaacggatggagaaggtgGACTGACATAGCGTGGATACATAATTTGCAccgtgttcatgcccctgtatccccgacgccagagcaggagggtagcatggatgtgatgaataggACCTtcaaccaccttccaacaccaagcgcaccccctccaccagaagaatttgtgtacatgtatgccgatgacgaggaggataacatgacaaccccgtcaagaccacgccaggagacaacacggtga